A single Paraburkholderia sp. FT54 DNA region contains:
- a CDS encoding NCS1 family nucleobase:cation symporter-1, with product MKQTAQPADPQFAAGAQGSSLYNDDLAPTGVAQRTWKWYHFAALWVGMVMNIASYMLAAGLTEEGMSPWQAVITVLLGNLIVLVPMLLIGHAGAKHGIPYAVLVRSSFGTQGAKLPAMLRAIVACGWYGIQTWLGGSAIYTLLNILTGNALHGAALPFLDISFAQLACFLVFWALQIYFIVHGTDSIRWLESWSAPIKIVMCIALVWWATSKAGGLGSMLSAPSQFVPGGKKEGLFWVTFWPGLTAMVGFWATLALNIPDFTRFARTQRDQIIGQSVGLPVPMALLSVISVVVTSATVVIYGKAIWDPIDLTSRMTGIGVGVALIILTLDTMCCNLAANLVGPAYDFSSLWPKGISYRVGGMITATIAIVMMPWKILATTQGYIFTWLVGYSALLGPVAGILMVDYFLIRGTRLDTRELFDEHGEYSYTGGWNIGAVVALVIGVLPNLPGFLHTAFPASFPNVPAIFNTLYTYAWFVGLALASIVYSAWMKLSKGPSARVARA from the coding sequence ATGAAGCAGACAGCGCAACCCGCCGACCCGCAGTTCGCGGCCGGCGCGCAGGGCAGCAGTCTTTACAACGACGACCTTGCCCCCACCGGCGTCGCGCAGCGCACCTGGAAGTGGTATCACTTCGCCGCGCTGTGGGTTGGGATGGTGATGAACATCGCGTCCTACATGCTCGCCGCCGGTTTGACGGAAGAGGGCATGTCGCCATGGCAAGCCGTGATCACCGTGCTGCTCGGCAACCTGATCGTGCTGGTGCCGATGCTGCTGATCGGTCACGCGGGCGCGAAGCACGGCATTCCGTACGCGGTGCTGGTGCGCTCCTCATTCGGCACGCAGGGCGCCAAATTGCCGGCGATGCTGCGCGCCATTGTCGCCTGCGGCTGGTACGGCATTCAGACGTGGCTCGGCGGCAGCGCGATCTATACGCTGCTCAACATTCTCACCGGTAACGCGCTGCACGGCGCGGCATTGCCGTTTCTCGACATCTCGTTCGCGCAACTGGCTTGTTTTCTGGTGTTCTGGGCACTGCAGATCTACTTCATCGTGCATGGCACCGATTCGATCCGCTGGCTGGAAAGCTGGTCCGCGCCGATCAAGATCGTGATGTGCATTGCGCTGGTGTGGTGGGCGACGTCGAAAGCGGGCGGTCTCGGCTCGATGCTGTCGGCGCCGTCGCAATTCGTGCCGGGCGGCAAGAAAGAGGGCCTCTTCTGGGTCACGTTCTGGCCCGGCCTCACGGCCATGGTCGGCTTCTGGGCGACGCTCGCGCTGAATATCCCCGACTTCACGCGCTTTGCCAGAACGCAGCGCGATCAGATCATCGGCCAGTCAGTCGGCTTGCCGGTGCCGATGGCGCTGCTCTCGGTGATCTCGGTGGTCGTCACGTCGGCGACGGTGGTGATCTACGGCAAGGCGATCTGGGATCCGATCGACCTGACGAGCCGCATGACCGGCATCGGCGTGGGCGTCGCGCTGATCATCCTGACGCTCGACACCATGTGCTGCAATCTCGCGGCGAATCTCGTCGGCCCGGCTTACGATTTTTCGAGCCTGTGGCCCAAGGGCATTTCGTATCGCGTGGGCGGCATGATTACCGCGACCATCGCGATCGTGATGATGCCGTGGAAGATTCTCGCCACCACGCAGGGCTATATCTTCACGTGGCTGGTCGGTTACTCGGCGTTGCTCGGTCCGGTGGCGGGCATTCTGATGGTCGACTATTTCCTGATTCGCGGCACGCGGCTCGACACGCGTGAACTGTTCGACGAACACGGCGAATATAGCTACACCGGCGGCTGGAATATCGGCGCGGTGGTCGCGCTCGTGATCGGCGTGCTGCCGAATCTGCCGGGCTTTTTGCACACCGCGTTTCCGGCGTCGTTCCCGAACGTGCCGGCGATCTTCAATACGCTCTACACGTATGCGTGGTTTGTCGGACTCGCGTTGGCGTCGATCGTATACAGCGCGTGGATGAAACTCAGCAAGGGACCGAGTGCGCGCGTGGCGCGTGCATGA
- the hydA gene encoding dihydropyrimidinase, which produces MTTLIRGGTIIDAENTYRADVLCADPQDGGTILQIGADLEAPAGATVVDAGGQYVMPGGIDPHTHMELPFMGTTASDDFYTGTAAGLSGGTTSIIDFVIPSPKQPLMDAFKEWRGWAEKASSDYGFHVAVTWWDDSVYRDMGTLVQEHGVSSFKHFMAYKNAIMADDEVLVNSFSRSLELGALPTVHAENGELVFQLQRQLLAKGFTGPEAHPLSRPPEVEGEAANRAIRIAQVLGVPVYIVHVSSKDAVDAIARARSEGLRVFGEVLPGHLVIDEAVYRDPDWTRAAAHVMSPPFRSAEHREALWRGLQAGQLHTTATDHCVFCASQKAMGREDFTKIPNGCGGVEDRMAVLWHHGVNSGRLTPNEFVRITSTNAAQIFNLYPRKGAVRVGADADLVVWDPNASKTISVKTHHQKVDFNVFEGMTVQGVAMHTLTRGALAWTNGELRAVRGAGRYLKRPPNGAYFDAIRVANKRKEPHPVER; this is translated from the coding sequence ATGACGACCCTGATTCGCGGCGGCACGATTATCGACGCGGAGAACACGTATCGTGCGGATGTGTTGTGTGCGGACCCGCAGGACGGCGGCACGATCCTGCAGATCGGCGCGGACCTGGAGGCGCCGGCCGGCGCGACGGTCGTCGATGCGGGCGGGCAGTATGTGATGCCCGGCGGCATCGATCCGCACACGCATATGGAATTGCCGTTCATGGGCACCACGGCGAGCGACGATTTCTACACGGGCACGGCCGCAGGTTTGTCGGGCGGCACGACGAGCATCATCGACTTCGTGATTCCGAGCCCGAAGCAACCGCTGATGGACGCCTTCAAGGAATGGCGCGGCTGGGCCGAAAAAGCGTCGTCGGACTACGGCTTTCACGTCGCGGTGACGTGGTGGGACGATTCGGTCTATCGCGACATGGGCACGCTGGTACAGGAGCACGGCGTGTCGAGCTTCAAGCACTTTATGGCCTACAAGAACGCGATCATGGCCGACGACGAAGTGCTGGTGAACAGCTTTTCGCGTTCGCTCGAACTCGGCGCGCTGCCCACCGTGCATGCGGAAAACGGTGAGCTGGTGTTCCAGTTGCAGCGGCAGTTGCTGGCGAAAGGCTTTACGGGTCCGGAGGCGCATCCGTTGTCGCGTCCGCCGGAGGTGGAGGGCGAGGCCGCCAATCGCGCGATCCGTATCGCGCAGGTGCTGGGCGTGCCGGTGTATATCGTGCACGTATCCTCGAAAGACGCGGTCGACGCGATCGCACGCGCGCGCAGCGAAGGTCTGCGCGTGTTCGGCGAAGTGCTGCCGGGCCATCTGGTGATCGACGAAGCGGTGTATCGCGATCCCGACTGGACCCGCGCGGCGGCCCACGTGATGAGCCCGCCGTTCCGCTCGGCCGAGCATCGCGAGGCGTTGTGGCGCGGTTTGCAAGCGGGCCAGCTGCACACCACGGCAACCGACCACTGCGTGTTCTGCGCGTCGCAGAAGGCCATGGGCCGCGAGGACTTCACGAAGATTCCGAACGGCTGCGGCGGCGTGGAAGACCGCATGGCGGTGCTCTGGCATCACGGGGTGAACTCGGGGCGTCTCACGCCGAACGAGTTCGTGCGTATCACGTCGACGAATGCCGCGCAGATCTTCAACCTGTATCCGCGCAAAGGGGCGGTGCGAGTCGGCGCGGATGCCGACCTGGTGGTGTGGGACCCGAACGCGAGCAAGACGATTTCGGTGAAGACGCATCATCAGAAGGTCGACTTCAACGTGTTCGAAGGCATGACGGTGCAAGGCGTGGCGATGCACACACTCACGCGCGGCGCGCTCGCCTGGACCAATGGTGAGCTGCGGGCCGTGCGCGGCGCCGGCCGTTACCTGAAGCGCCCGCCGAACGGCGCCTACTTCGACGCGATTCGCGTTGCCAACAAGCGCAAGGAACCGCATCCGGTGGAGCGGTAA